The following is a genomic window from Rutidosis leptorrhynchoides isolate AG116_Rl617_1_P2 chromosome 8, CSIRO_AGI_Rlap_v1, whole genome shotgun sequence.
GGGATTcacatttgccgttggttgaaTTCACGTATAATtactcatatcattcgagtatagggatgccaccTTACTAGATGTTGTATGGCCGTCGTTGCAGAATtccaacttgttggttagaagacgggaagaaacagtttgcaggtctcaaaattgttcaaatgacaataGAGAAAGTTGCTattgagaaaagttgaaagccgctagatacAGACAGAAAATGATGCTGATCCATGTAGATGTCCGGTAACCTCTAGTGTGGGTGATCGTGTGTATCTGAAAGtctcgccgtggaaaggggttatcatatTTGGTAATCGTGGTAAGATTgtgccgaggtttattgggccgtttttgATTAGTGAGGTTTTGAATGATCAGATAGTGGTTTTGGATCTTCCGCCCGAATTAGcaaggattcataatacatttaacgtgtgttactTACGTAAGTGTAAAGTCTATGATGAAACTCAGATCGTACCGTTAGTGGATTTGAATGTTGACTTGAGTAATAAATTGGTTGAGGAACCAATTCGGATAGTTGACCTTAAAGTAACCAAGTTGAGAAAGTAACATATTCCGATGGTGTTAATAGAATGGAAACATAGTTTGGGGTCTAATTTatcgtgggagacagaagagttgacgAAGACTCGTTACCCTCATCTGTTTAACCTAGACCATATTCTGAGAACGGATTCTCTTTaaagggtggatttgtaacagactgaaacctagGCAAGATGTAAGATGACAGTTTTTCCCTTAGGtttatatatgcttttattttaattatatgtttagtgttatCTGATTGTTTGGTTaagactagtttgtgacaagggttacagaataagttggtttgtttaatttggactctgttagggcCGCCTAACAAAGTACGAAAgctatcagataactggtaaatacctgtgttaTGTGAGGTATGGGGTTTTAACCCATTATGTGTGGTAAAACatctcatttctctcatttcctttCCAGACACTTCTCAAacactcccgtacctaacttcttCATCCTCTTTAAAACCCTAATCTCTAGATCTCGATTTGGATCCTGATTTGTGTGCTTGAAttgttccttgtgtcattgtgattctaacatGGTAAGATTTGTGTGATTGCATGTCCAAATCAGTGAAAAATTGGGTGTTTATATTTGGTTTTGTCAAAaagtgattttggtgtcaaaatgctCAATTTGATGTTTTTTGTGTGAAAACATGGGGTtttatgtcccaaaaggttttataaacaagttatgttcagttttaaggttaAAATCGAGTTCAGGATCAAGATTTGGTGAATTTAGCTCAAAACCCATTAGtttgttgttgctgttgtagttGAAGACCACAGTTGACTGACTGTCTTTGACAGTCGGCCGTCAAAGGATTATGACAGTTAATCATTGGTGTTTGTAGAGAGAGTCAACCGACTTTCTATGTCAGTCGACCGTCAGAGtgtgacagtcgaccgactgtctatgacAGACTACCGACAGTGTTATTTTGGGGAAGTTCATGCTAAGTGTCGATTTTAAGCCGTTATGTTGCTCGTGTGTCTAAATTTGATTAGAGCACAATAATAACTTGATTTATATTGTTCTCGGTCGATAAGAGCAAGGAAGAAGCTCAAAAGTCATATAACTGAGTTGTTGCTGGTAGTCGGTGAGTGGGTCTGTCTACAGATATAGTTTAAGTAGAATGTCATGCTACAGTGCTGTACCGCATTGCCATACTTTAGTGTGTTTATTTCCATGTTTAGATAATGGTTTCCATGCTAGTTAGATATTGCATGCTTATGGTTTCTATGTGATCTTATTTGTGCATTGTGTTTGACACCAGCTGGGCCTGTGGAGGTTGGGGACTCGTAACCGGGCCTGTAGAGGTTAGAGTCCGCATGAGGTCAACTGGGCCTGTAGAGGTTGAGTCCATGTCCTGTTGTCTGCTCATATAAGCGGTTTCTACTATAGAAACCGTTTACAGTTATCGACCCGATCCATCAACAAATTACCCGTTCATAGCATTCTTGAACATGACCCATCAAAAAATGATACAAGAATGATGCGTCATGTTCAAGAATGCTATGAACGGGTAATTTGTTGATGGATCGGGTCGATAACTGTAAACGGTTTCTATAGTAGAAACCACTCATATGAGCAAATCATATCTCTTGATTATTTatgtgttatatacatatatatatatatatatatatatatatatatatatatatatatatatatatatatatatatatatatatatatatatatatatatatatatatatatatgggcaggatcaacggggaagtaaccaatcggggggaagctggGGTAAGCAAAAAAAATAATTCGTTTTGTTTGAAATTTTCTtttaggcatcaagatcacacgaaaatatgaacatttaaaaaagacacttcgtgatgaatattattatttaggcgggaaaacaatcgacaaaaataacattcaagataatattgatcgtgaataatgttaacgtttttttcttcatgttttgtgaagtaaaatttagcctgatttagagtttagggtttagggtttagtccctaaatcccaaaccctaaaccctaaactctaaaccatttgtgttaaaaactcaatctaaatcctaaatctaaaccctaaatctaaaccctaaaccctaaatttctaaaccctaatatctaaaccctataaaccctaatatctaaaccctaatagctaaacctaaTATTAAAACCACAACATACGCTCgagaaacacgataattgttatatattacttcttcgagcgttttcccgccaaaataaaaatatttatcacaaagtgtctttattaaatgttcatattttcatcaattCTATAATGTTcgcgaacaaagttttttcaaaaaacgaaaaaaaaagtttttgcttccctccgcttccctccgattggttacttcccccttgatcctaccactatatatatatatatatatatatatatatatatatatatatatatatatatatatatatatatatatatatatatatatatatatatatatatatatatatatatatatatatatatatatataatcaatgttCAAGTAGAATTTGGGTTAGCACTCTGGCAAGCACTAAAATGGGTATCAAATATTTCATATGGAATAATCAGAAAAAAGATGTTCAAGAAGAAGTGTTAGAACGGTCCGGTTACGCTTAGAGAAATACAAGTCAAGAGGTTTCAAGTGTATCTCACGGTGCGTGATTATCCCTCTGTGATGAAATCTATGCGGTGTCGTGTCGTGATTATCCATCTGTGATGCCATGTCTACATCTTCACTCTTGTTAATATTTGCTTTTGTTTCACGCATGATGCTCTCTTAGCAGCTAATTTTGTGAACACTGATTGCACCACATTATGTGCATGCCTcattgtattttagattatcattttgagtaatattttttttaatttcaaaaATATATTGTGTAGATACTATAATTCAAAgtgaataagaataataataccaCTAAATATGTATTACGGGCACAAACAATATATAAACGGTTATAATATTCCTTCTAATTAATACTACTAGTTAACTAGTTTTTTTTCTTTCAATGAAGACTTTATAACTAGGTAATTTCATCGAATGATGAAAGATGCAAAACAAGATTGCAAGCATAGGAACGGCTCGGCTCGAGACTAGAAAATATCACAACCGATAAGATGACGAATTGGGATTAACCCTAACCAACGTACAGTCCTTGAGCCTGACATCCGTCAAAAACACTCGTCAAATCACGCTGACTTGCAAATGAGGATATAttcgtcattttatatattttattcactTCTCTTTCCATTTCTTCATCTTCATTCTACCGCTTTACAAAAACCCACCCTTATACAAACCGGAACCAAAAGTTTTACTCAAAGTCAAAACAAATTCTAATATCATGAAACTCAAAAAGAAATCGAAATTAATGCCAACTCAGTAAAAAATTCGTAATAACCCATATTCACTCAAGCTTGTAACTAATGCAATAAGCATTTGTATAAATTTAATTTTACAATAGTAAAAAAACTTTCCTCTAGCTTCACCCTTACCATATATTTCCCTCACCCCCAATTTAATTGCACCAGTGATTCCTTATGGATCCACTGCAAGTGTCTAAAATTACTACAGAGATCGGCGACGTATTCAGCGATAAAAAGGAAGAGAAGAGGTGGTTTGTAATTGTTGCAGGTTTCCGGCAATGTATATGTCGAAAAAAGAAGTGAAGTTGGTGGTGGTTTACGATGATTCCCTAACAAGTTTTGATTATTGAGTTCACAAGGTTGGTGGGAGGGTTAACATGTTTAGCTTTTGATATATAGATTAATAAAGATTATGAGTTAAACATGTGTTTAATTTTGTGTTTTTGTTGTATGTatatgatatataaaaaaaaaggaagACGAGTTGAACAGTCTACAACGTTTCAATTGTAGAGTATCAGTATTAAATGAAAAAAAATATTATTTGGCTTTTTAGGGTTCATAAGGAAGATAGTGTAAGAACCAGGCCGGTCCCAAAAGGGATCAACGTGATCAATCGCTCGGGCCATCATCAAACAAGAGGCATCTAAGTGTTCTAGGGTTGTAATTTAAGTTTTTACATATTTAAAATTAAGGGGTATATGTTAAGGATTTTTAAATAAATAGATGATGAATTAAAGTATATTAATCAGATTTAAGATTTTTATGGCCAATTTAATAAATATTCCCATCACTACATTTTCTTTCCAAGTAtaaattagtagtagtagtagtagtagtagtagtagtagtagtagtagtagtagtagtagtagtagtagtagtagtagtagtagtagtagtagtaataataataataataataataataataataataataataataataatagtaataataataataatagtaatagtaataataataataataataataataataataataataataataataataataataataataataataataataataataataataataataataataataataataataataataataataataataatctttttatatataataacaaaactaaAAATAGGTCATCTATCCTAACATCAACTAATCCTAGCCCTTCATTTACTTAACCAAAATTAATCTAAACCATTTATTCGTCCTTAAACTTTCTAATGATATCATAATCATCTCCATTAATTGTTTGATTACCAAAACAACCTAAAATTTGGTCGGCCTATTTTCTAATTGAAGTGGTGGCAAACAATACTTCACATTTTAGGGTTTCTTTTAAAAAAATTCAATAAACTCACTGCGTTTTCTCTCAAAAACAGTATCTTCTTCAAAAATTGATTACGCCAAATCAGATTCATGTTGTTCTTAATTCTTTGAATTACACGATGAATACATGATTCTGAAAGGAAATTTGTTTACTTTTCCAATTCTTTGAAATTTTGATTCGCTTGAGTGATTTACGAAACCTAACTTCCGACGAACGTTGAAGACTAGCCGCTATAAACGAACCTTAATGACTAATAATTCAGGTAATAGTATGTCTATTCAGTAAACCTTTAATCTATTGAATTCATATTTCATTTTCTTCATTTATTGTTTGTTGTGATTTATACACTTACATCTGCATATGTATATGCGTGTAAATGTTTGAAGATATAAATTGTATTTGGCAATGATTGAAATATGTAGATACTGATAAGTGATATTAAGTTTAACCTTGATAAAGATATGACCATAATCGAGTGATGATTATAAACATTATAGGCAAACCAATATACAAAACTATTGATGCAATTTAAAAATGGTTAAAAGTCCTAATTGATATTCATGTTTAACTAAATGTTTGACCCATATGCCCATAAACCTGCTGGATGtgatatttaatataattaacttGAATGATATTGTCATGAACATCAATATCGGCAATGACAATTGTAATTGAATGATATATACATGAaccattattaatatttttttgtttCTTATTGTCAGTCCGAATCAGGAGGGATAACAAGGGATAACAATCGAGATCACTTTTGAAGTTACGAGATTTCCTTACAGGTTTGTTATTAACGACATCTGCAAACGATACTAACTGTGGGTTTGCTAATTTTTAAGCGCATTATAAATCGATTAAAATGgtagatttatattaactaaaatgATTTCTAATGCTGTTTTTTCTGTAGGATACATGTAAAACGGACTGGTTGGGTGGGTTCTTTTGGGTTGGGTTTATGTCAATATACATATCTTTATGTtttcatatttttatatagaaCAGTAGCATTTTAGACattgattaaaaatattgatatatttatataaattttaaagAGTGATTCACTAGGCAAAGATTgtttaaactttgaagagtgattcACTAGGTAAAGATATATCAACTAATCCTAGCCCTTCATTTAATTAACCAAAATTAATCTAAACCATTTATTCGTCCCTAAACTTTCTAATGACATCATAATCATCTCCATTAATTGTTTGATTACCAAAACACCCTTCTAACCCAAAATTTGGTCGGCCTATTTTCTAATTGAAGTGGTGGCAAACAATACTTCACATTTTAGGGTTTCTTTTAAAAAAATTCAATAAACTCACAGCGTTTTCTCTCAAAAACAGTCTCTTCTTCAAAAATTGATTACGCCAAATTAGATTCATGTTCTTAATTCTTTGAATTACACGATGAATACATGATTCTGAAAGGAAATTTGTTTACTTTTCCAATTCATGAGAACGATTGGAGATATGAGAAAACCTAATTTCATTACTTGCCCTAATATCGATAATCATACCTGCGATGATTAAATACTTTTGTTATTCACAAGATGATTATCCAGTAACGACGTATTCATTGCCTTGAATTAGGAAAGTcactgtaattttttttttaattagagtTTTTATTTGGTTTtttggatcaattcttcatatctGCTGTTTTCTTGTGTCGATGAATAGTTTGATCATTCAGGATTTTATTTTGCTTTTGATTACGAATTTTGTTTGAAGTATGGGTCTCGATAATAAACCTTTCCTGTATTTATTTCATAGGTATTTGTATGTTTATCTTTGATTGGATTATCATGTGTTTTTCAAATTATTCTGCATTGTTTTTGTTGATTATAGGAGTAATTTTTATTCAATGTTGTTTGTTTCTGTTTTTAGTTTCGgaatatattgaaactaatatattgaaactaatattGAAACTAATATATTGAagtcatgggaactcgtcttgacatgagtactgcttatcatcctcagactgacgggcaaagtgaacgaacgattcagaccttggaagacatgttgcgtgcatgtgtcattgatttcggaaaggcctgggaaaggcatttgccactcgccgaatttttttacaacaacagttatcactcgagcattaatgatgcaccttttgaagcattgtatggccgcaagtgccgatctcctatttgttgggccgaagtaggcgaaaagcaaatcaccggacccgaggtagtccatgaaacaacagagaagattgctcagattcaagctaggcttaagactgcccgtgatcgccaaaagagttatgccgatcttaaatgtaaagactttgaattcaacgttggtgatcgtgttatgttgaaggttgcaccttggaaaggtgtgatccgttttagaaaacgtggaaagttaaacccatgatacattggtccttttaaagtcttggaacgtgttggacccgttgcataccgtttggatctaccagcacaattgagctcagttcatcctaccttccacgtgtcaaacctgaaaaagtgtcttgctgcacccgaacttatcataccattggaagaacttacaattgacgacaaactccactttgtggaagaaccagttgagattatggatcgtgagatcaaaactttgaaacgcaacaagattccgatcgtccgagtacgatggaatgccaaacgaggacctgagtttac
Proteins encoded in this region:
- the LOC139863540 gene encoding uncharacterized protein; this encodes MTKQKFDLTADSRGLKTLNRVPKLKELGELIITEAYKSILTVHPGSSKMYNDLKTVYCWPTMKKYTARFVEKYHVCAHVKAEHQKPYGSLLDHLSKSSHFMATRETSSLSELAELYVKEIVRRYSVPLSIASDRDSRRSNWENDTDLKGYVESCALEYGRSWDSHLPLVEFTCPVTSSVGDRVYLKVSPWKGVIIFGNRGKIVPRFIGPFLISEVLNDQIVVLDLPPELARIHNTFNVCYLRKCKVYDETQIVPLVDLNVDLSNKLVEEPIRIVDLKGRLTKYESYQITGKYLCYVSWACGGWGLVTGPVEVRVRMRSTGPVEVESMSCCLLI